AATCCCTGGCCTGTAGTTTGATTTAACATCCCTAGTCTGAAGTTTTCTCCAAGCCATAGCTTTCCACACCTCTGGTTCTAAAGCTACACATTCCGGCTATCAGTGTCTTTTGAAACTGACATCCAAAGAGGCCCTCTTCACGTATTAATTCACTATTTAATTCATGCTCGCCATTTAATAAGTCAAATACCCCTAGCAGAAGACCATTTCTTCCACACCCGTTGCTATCACACCCATAAATGTTGATGATCTGCCTACCTATTATTGTGGGACTAGTCCCTTCACATTTTTTTAAGACATCaccgatggggggggggggggtgcgatGAATAATTTCCCACTGATGCCAGCGAGGCTGGGAATGGAGGGCGTAGAGCACCTAATGTAGGGGTGACCCTTGAAGGTCAGAGAAGTACATGACAAGTGCGAGAGAGAAGGATTACAACATTAACGAAAACAACATGGTTCGGCTACCGGCACAACCTACTAACCGGAGTGAGTGCAAGCACCAAAGATAGACTCTAAAGAACTCTAAACCACATGCAGCTGTAAGGCATTGAGTCGGAGCCAAAAGGTAGCAGCCGTGAGTCGCATCGCCCATGAAATCATCTGGGGTCCAACCAACGCCCACCTATGCCATTTGGGGGAAGGAAGCCTCAAAGTGGGTGGATCATCAATAGGAGAATGAGGAGATCCAGAGGACGAGATCAAGATCCTGTAACCTAGCATATGATGAGGCGAAGCACTCAAGTGAGCTAGAGAACGACAGAGCAAGCCGTGTGTGCAAAAGCCAAGGGGTAGGAGGGTAGTCAGACCAGTAACATGATGGGGGTGGGAGAGTGACCGGAGAGAGCACAAGGTCGCACCGGGCGTGGACGGAAGTAGGCGTGCTTGTATCGGTGCCTTCAAGAAGGGAAGTGGCATCCACGGACACAACCATCGACGACCGGAGCGCCAGGGCTCGTAAAGGGCTTTTGCCCCGAGACCTACCCAGCTGATGCAGCATGCTCGGAATGGCTTCCACAATGGCAGGAGATGCAAATCTACAATGACGCCTCTAGGGAGGGATATGACCCCATATGCCCAATCATCGCTGGCCTAGTGTGACCAAGCAGGTTTTTCACCCAGGTTCCACATGCCTACGGAAGCCAAAACAGACCACAATGCAGCAAGACGAACTTGCTGTCAATGAGAAGTAGCCAGCTGCCTATGAATCGGCCGCCACTCCAGCCACCCATGCCCAGCCAGAAATTCCGGCAGCCATAGCCCCGGCACGAGGACAAATCAGACGAATCAATCCGGTAGCCATAGCACGGTGTGAAGACCTTGGAGTAGATGCAGAAGCTGGTCTCCATGCCCAAACCATCCCGTCCTTGCCCAGCGCGAACTAGACCTTGCCAACCCTGAAGGAGACCTAGGGGTGCTATCCTAGTGGCCAAGATGAAGACGAGCAGTAGAAATGCTGCACTGGACTTCTCCACGCCACCTGGAACGCGATGCGGCAGTAGGGGGCCTCCGCCCGCTCCAGTCGCCCGAAACTGAGCTAGCCACCGTCGAGGGGCCCATGGAGTGCAGCCACTAGAAATGGACACAAGGTCCGGTGCTATGGGGGCTAGATCCGTTCGATCCCCGCTCATCCTGGCCGTTGCTGATGAAGTCCTGTGCTTGGGCCAAGCCTGCCTGGCCACCATAGGTTAGCTCGCTAGGGTGAGGCCACCTGTCGCTGGCTGGCTCACTAGGGTGAGGCTGCCTGCCGCCAGGTGCTGCCTGGTCTACTAGCGTGTCTATCCGTCACCTGTCATGCGCTGGACTGCCAAGCAGGTAGATCCTGGGATGGGATCACCAGATCTGGGGCGAGGGGGCGCGGATCTGGCTAGCCGCTAGCCACCGTGCTCGCCGTCGGGCATCCATGCCGCCGCTATGCTTGAGTTGAACAAGGGAAAAAGGAGGAGAGGATATAAAGAAGTAGGTGGAAAGTGCTGTAGAGGGAGGCCTTGTTGGGCGCCGCCGTGGGCCACCACGCCACCACTAACCAGCCGGAGAGCAGGCGCGGTGGGAGGAACCGGCGATGGTGGCTAGGTCGCCCTGAGTCACCATGTACGGAcgacgcgggggggggggggggggggggggggagtgggGGTTCCTTCACATTAATGACCTATGTACCTCTTTTTGCTCCCAAATTATCGGGTATTTCTACCACAACCCCTCTATGTTTGTTAATTGTGTCACTATTTTTTTTCTCCCACGTCTTGGGCCACTCTATCATCTTATGAAGTTCTCACCATATTTTACTCCATAGTGGAAATATAATATCCACAATATCTCTCTCTGTACCCAGGAAAGCTGTCCACAGTTTTCATGCAATTTGGTTGAGGTAAATTCTTGCATCCACACTTAGTTAATCTTTGCTTCGTATCCATGTTCacatttttttgcaaaaaaaagttCACATGTACAATCTCTTATGCATACTGCTATATTTTTTTCTTACTAGGATGGAGTGCTACAGACGCTTTAATCCCAATGGCAGAGATGGTCAGTTCTGCGGTTTTCCAGTATTATGAGGAGAAAGAGGAAACAAATACAATCAGAAACTTAATTAGAGAGGCTAGAGATGGCACACGTCAGGTTGGAAGCTGCTCTTGAGACTTCTAACAAATGGCGGATCACTGATACGTCCATGTTGCCTTGGCAAAAGAAGCTGAAGCGTGCTGCGCAACACTGTGATGAAAAACTGCATAAATGCAAGCATAACTTTATTATAAATGAAGCTTCCCTAAAAAAAGTGTTTTGACCACAACATTTAATCCTTTTCCTGAAGTTTGATGCATCAGATGTAGTGTATTTCTTTTTTGTAAGAACAATCTATTAAGACAAAATTACGCACAACATCAAGCAATGAGGACCTGGTAAACATTGTTTTGCCTGGACCTTCTACACTCCTCACTGTCATCGATTAATCCCTGGGCCGCAGTTTGATTTAATTTTAACATCCCCACTGTGACCTAGTCTGACTAGCACATGCCATAAGTTTACAGAGATTTGTATATTTGCTTTATTAAAAACAAATTTTTGGCAAAGGAAATGGCACTTTCAAGGTGTCAATCATTCACGTGGGGAAGATGGAGACTTTTCTGACTTTTGAGTTCCTTATGAAATGCTACATTGATGAAAGGTCTCTATGTCACTTTCCTCTCTAATCAGACAGTTATAGGACCACGCTCCTAATAATTTCTCACacaacttaggccctgtttggatacaaTTTTTTTTAGTTTTGGAAAAATACTATAGTTTCAAAACAATTTGGTTTTGGAAAAACAATGATGCAATTGGATGCAACAAATCCTAGCTTTCTTTTTTGAATCTATGGTATTACAAAACTAACATGTTTTTGGAAATTTAAGAACTCCATGCTGGGTTTTTACTTAAGCCGCAGTGTTTCACACCTCCAGTTTCTAAAGCAACACTATCATGATATCAGTTCCTATATTTTGTGGAGAAACAATTACTCTATACGTAGCCTGCCATATACAGATACATATACTAGTTCCTATATATAGTGCCCAACATTCAATCCCTCGACAGCAGTTGGATGCTTCAGATGTAGTGTAGTCCTTTTTCCTAACAACAATCTGTTTAACCAAATTACACAGCATCAAGCAACGAGGACTGGGTAAGCATTATACCATTGTGGAACAATTTTTCCACACCCCTCACTATCATCAATTAATCCTTGTCCTGCAGTTTGATTTAACATTCCTAGTCTGACCTTTTCTCCAAGCCATGGAGGTTTCACACCTCTGGTTTCTGAACCTACACTTTTTGGCGATCAGTGTCTTTTGAAACTATGACATCCAAAGGGGCCGTCTTTAAGTTTTGATCACTTGATTCATGCTCACCAATTATGTTGGAATACATAATTTATTCAAATAATGCTTCTCGAGTTCTACCGGTGTGAAGACAAGTTCTTCCACACACCTTGCTATCAGACCCATAAATGTCGATGTTGTACTACCTATCATTGCGGGAATGGTCCCTTCATATTAATGACATGTCCACCTCTTTTTGCTACCAAATTATCAGGAATTTCTATAAGAACCCATCTATGTTTGTAAATTGTGTGCCTTTTTTGTTTCTCCCACGCCATGGCCACTCTATTATCTTCTAAAGTTCTGACCATATTTTACTCGGCACTTCAAATATAACATTCAGAATATCTCTCTGTACCCAGGAAAGCTGTCCTCAGTTTTCATACAATTTGGTCGAGGTAGATTCTTCCATCCACGCTTACATAATCTTTGCTTCGTATCCAAGTTCACATATCTATTCTTTTATGCACACtgctatatatttttttttcttactaGGGAAGGAGTGCTACAAAAGCTTGAATCTCAATGGCGGAGATGGTAAGTTCTGCGGTTATCCAGGAGTCAGTTAGCCAAATTATATCTGATCTGGTTCAAAAATATGAGGAGAAAGTGGAAACAAATGAAATCAGAAACATAGAGAGGCTAGAGATGGCACACATCAGGCTTGAGGCTGCTCTTGAGACATCAGAAAAGTGGCAGATCACTGACGCATCCTTGTTGCATTGGCGTAAGAAGCTGAAGCGTGCTGCTCAAGATTGTGGCGACACACTCCACAAAGGCAAACAAAGAATCCTAGAAGAAGAAAAGATGGAACAGGAGGTAATGAATTCCTCCTTTCCCAAGCGGATCGCACATGCTACCAAGTCATTTGTTTTCTCCATCTTTAACCGCGACAACAAGGAGTTGAGCAGATCAGTTGTTAAACAATTTGAGTGGTATGCAGATGGAGCTAGTGAATTCCTAAGATTCATAGAGTTTGGTGGCACACCATACTATCACATCATGCCTTTTGGCTCCCTTATCAAGAACCTTTTTGCAGGCAAAGAACTGCACCATAAAATCGTTCGGGGAAACAATCCTTCGTTACTACTATGGTTGGCGCCCTTCAGAACTGCAGAGCATGGAACTGAGGCTATCATGGTATTTATAAAAAAAGAAGGCACTGCACCAGAGGGTAATATCTACTTTAGTATGATAGTACAGCTATCAGAGAGTACAGACATAGTTGGAATTGCAGTTAAGAGCATGCAGTTGTTTGCCCCTCATGTCAAGTCTATAGTTGAAAATATTACCAAAGAACTTACTCAACTACCTACTCAAGACCTATCATGGGTGCCATTTGTTTATTCATACCAGAAAGAACATTGGGGTAATCTTCATAGCCTTGCGACTCAGTGGTTTCGCCCAAACCCATTATGTTGCAAGCAGCATGATCGGCATTGTGCTCAACCTTTTAGCAACCAAGACATGGCAGGAATATCAGATGTTTCGCTAGAACCACTAATTGAATTTAATTTGCAGTGGCAAGTCTCACGGACTGTTTATAGGAAACATAAGGCCTCTCTGTCTGGAGGTATAATGTCTCTGCAAGATTCTCCATATCTGAAAGCTGGAATTACCTTTGCACCCCATGGGTCTTCTGTAGACATGATACCAGAGAATAAAAGTTCTGAAGCAAGGGAGATAGTTGGTGGAGATCAACATCTCTTGCATACAGACATTACCTTGCAACAACTAGGAGAGATCATGCTACCAAATGCCATTGATTACTTCTGCCAGAATGCTGAAGCGACAGTGTACCAAATGGTTTGGAAGTCCAAACATGGGGATGCACGCATCCAGGTTGAAAGGCCAAGCATGAGAACATTCAGAACAAGCTTACGAACACGGAGAACTATTAGGGAACCTACAAAAAGAAAGTTGTTTCAAGGACAGGAACACGAAGTTTGGAGCTGGACACATATGATTAGTCACTTGCTCGACTTATGGAGTACCCATGCTCCCATCCAACTGCAAAGGCCAGTCAAGGACTGGATGCAGAAAGAAAGGGAAATTCAGCTTgtagaaaggaaaggaaaatctTTTAGAAAGGATGTCCTCAGTGATAGAGTTAGTATCGCATAAAGGTTTGATAGTTACATGACAATAGTCTTTATtctgttagtcatagtaatgaAGTAGTGAAGCACTATGTTCTATGTAAGGAAAATATGCAACTGTACCACACCACCTTTTCTTAGTTTCAATTTCTATCTTTTACATGTGATGTGTTTGTTTCACACCAACTAAGCATTTTCTGGGGATTACTAAATTATGTGGGACACAATAATGCAAAGCATTTGTAAGCCAAGACatacaagtataggataacactTGTAATATTTTCTATGTTAATTCTGTCAATCTACTTTTTATCCTTTATTCTCTTTTCTCTTTGCCTTACTCTTCCACACTACTATGTTTTGGCTCTTTTGGGTCGGTAAGAAATGCTTTTTAGAGGTGGGTAGTGTCGCGGGGTCGAAACCgcggcaagcatgttgttcgagtcggtgttagagtacggggtctccggtggctcgggtggactcaagaacacaagaattacaTAGAGaagacgcaacggtttatcctggctcaggccaattcggtccctacgtccagcagctgatgatccttatactcaagagcacccaaaatctaggtggttacaacagagtgtaaaggaagaagagtttggtagggggttagctcggtgctaatcctaaggttgcctcaccgccgGTGGAGTATCCTACTCGTcggagaggaaggagatggtagGATGTGGTGGAGGAAGGGCTCTTGGTGCCCTTCTCTGGGTTACCTTGCCCTCTGTGTAGAGCAGAggtagatggaatggaatggagatCGAATCGGGATCCTCCCCCCTTTGGGCCCACCTTAttccttatataacgagataggtcgggtacaaggtggtttgagGTTTCTAGTCTATGGTCCACGTGCGCTGGAGTCCAGGAAGGTCTTGCAGCGGTGTGCCGTGGACTGTCGAGGTGTCTTAGAGCCGAAGAAGCCTAGGCATAGTTCGGCTGCCTTGTTCTGACACTATGCGTGTCAGGCGGTGTCAGCTTGGACCAGCCTCCCCCGggtgagaccttctggagtcttcttggtggtgaggGAGGTCGTCTCCAGGGACTGGCATGCGGGCCTGGAATCCCTCGAGCCCCTGAAGGCTgagggaagctttgtcttcttgtgtcccACCCTGGATGTGACCCTGTcggaggagcagttggtaggCGCACGCCTTGGGTGCGACGCCCGGGAGCCCCTGGGCATCACTAGcctggggcttgtcttcttgtgcctggTCCTTGGTTGGCATCATTAGCTGGGTTGGAGCCAAGGGTCGGCACTGGAGATGCCTTAGATCGGGAGCCCGGAGCTCAGCGAAGCCCCCGAGCCTCAAGCGGAAGCTACGTTCGAGTGAGGCTTGGTCGggtctctttgccagagggttTGCATGAGCGTGCTCGATGGGCATAGCCCCGAGCCCCCGGGATATCCTGAAAGGTTCAGTAGGGGGGTCTTCTTCGTttgggaaccattggacccgaggcttaacatactcatatgttaggatctcgtcggagcccccgagccctttgtAGCCTCACCAGGCGTGATGGTTACGAAGGGCTTAATTGAATTTTCTGGTGACCAAACCCTCCTTGGTGGGGACAGCTTCCGCTGGCGAGAGTGTTGTGCCTTGCTTGGGGTCTTCTTCTCTAGTGTGATAGATGGTGCTCGGCTGTCGGAGTCAAGCAGAGATGATGCTAATCCCTTCATGAGTCTATGTCGCTCGGGTCTTCGACTCGAGCGAGGGCTCGGCAAGCTTGTCTAGGAGTTGCCGACCATAGGCCCGGGGGTGCCCTACTTTCTGATCGGAACCTGTCGTGGGCCAGGTGATCTAGAGCACTGGGCTCTAGAT
Above is a genomic segment from Miscanthus floridulus cultivar M001 chromosome 3, ASM1932011v1, whole genome shotgun sequence containing:
- the LOC136544850 gene encoding uncharacterized protein; the encoded protein is MAEMVSSAVIQESVSQIISDLVQKYEEKVETNEIRNIERLEMAHIRLEAALETSEKWQITDASLLHWRKKLKRAAQDCGDTLHKGKQRILEEEKMEQEVMNSSFPKRIAHATKSFVFSIFNRDNKELSRSVVKQFEWYADGASEFLRFIEFGGTPYYHIMPFGSLIKNLFAGKELHHKIVRGNNPSLLLWLAPFRTAEHGTEAIMVFIKKEGTAPEGNIYFSMIVQLSESTDIVGIAVKSMQLFAPHVKSIVENITKELTQLPTQDLSWVPFVYSYQKEHWGNLHSLATQWFRPNPLCCKQHDRHCAQPFSNQDMAGISDVSLEPLIEFNLQWQVSRTVYRKHKASLSGGIMSLQDSPYLKAGITFAPHGSSVDMIPENKSSEAREIVGGDQHLLHTDITLQQLGEIMLPNAIDYFCQNAEATVYQMVWKSKHGDARIQVERPSMRTFRTSLRTRRTIREPTKRKLFQGQEHEVWSWTHMISHLLDLWSTHAPIQLQRPVKDWMQKEREIQLVERKGKSFRKDVLSDRVSIA